The following is a genomic window from uncultured Draconibacterium sp..
TGCAAGATAGAAAATTTGTTGCTCGGCCAGATACATTGCATCTTTATTTTGGTCAAGCTTAATATTCAAATCAAAGTATGAATTGTCTGATTTGGAACTGCCAATTTTAAATTTGGCACGCGATAGGGCGGTAATATAATCGACGGCGTAATTTTTTTCGGCAGCCAGACACAGCAGCAGGTCGAAATCCATTTCGATGAAGTCACTTACTTTTTCGGGTTTTGGAATTCCCCACCAATTTCGGTCTTTTACTGTTAGCGAGTTGGTTTCGGCAGCTGGGTTTGAGTCGCTGTCGAATATACAGTAATCGCGGAATATTGCTCCCTGACGGTTGAAGTAATCGCGGAGATATTGCACGGCCGGCTTTTCCGATGGTTGCCAGAGTACTCCTACTTTTGAATGTAAAGCAAGATTTGGAATTACCGGTGTGCGTTGTTGCGCCGCCACCAGTTTATGGAGTTTTCGATAGGCATATTTTTCTTTCAATCCCATAATGCAGTGTCTTATTTTCTTTTCTTCTTTTTTGGATTACAGGTTTTGCAAAAATCACCCAGTCTACTCAGTTCTTCCAGCGACCATTTCATCCACTTATCAATTTCCGAATCGAGCGTACCGTTAAAGGTATCGCTTTCAACTTGCGACAGCAGTTTGGCGTGTTCGGCAACCGCTTTTTGGTGCAGTTCCGACGGGCCTTTTGTCAGCATCGTTTTGCGTTCTTCGAAAAACTTTTTGCGCAGATTACGCGCCTGTATTTCGTACAGGTTAAAAATAAGTTGCTGGTAGCGTAATAAACGGGCTGTGGCTTCTTCTGTCCCCTCGTCGATGTATGATGCGTCTTTTTGAAAATAGCACGATACATTTTTATTCATATTACGGATTAATAGCAGGTTCAGACCGTTTGTTTCGTACTTCACGGAAAAACTTCCCGAGGCCATTTGTATTTGCCCGCTGTTAGGTGCTTTTGCCTGAAAATCGCTTTTCTGAAGTTGATAGTCGGCCGACCACTCAATAACATTTTGAGCACGGGTCGTAACTGATAAGAGGAGTGTTATTGATAAAAGAAGAATTGTTTTTGTCATATTAAAAGCGGCGCGTTTAGCTTCAACTGAAATTTTTTGTGTCATTTTCTCTCTAAACTATTCGATCATTTTTAGGAAATCTTCCTCGCTGATCATTGGAATGCCCAGCTTCTCCACTTTTTGAAGTTTGCTTGGCCCAACATTACTTCCGGCAAGCATATAACTTGTTTTTTTAGAGATGGAGCCTACATTTTTACCGCCGTTTTGCTCAATCAGCTTCTTTAGTTCGTCGCGCGAATGTTGCTCGAAAGTTCCCGAAATAACAATGCTCAAACCCTCCAGTTTATTGGTTTGTCCTTCCAGCTGGTCTTCACTGATTGCAAACTGGAGTCCGTATGCTTTCAGGTTTTCGATAAATTGTAAATGCTCTTCGTTCGAAAACCACTCCACAACACTTTCTGCAATACGGTCGCCAATTTCATCAATTTCTACCAGTTGTTCTTTGGTTTGCTGCTGAATATTTTCAATGGTGTGCAGCTTTTTTACCAGCGTTTTAGCTACTGTTTCTCCAACAAAACGAATTCCCAGCGCAAAAAGTACCCGTTCGAACGGAACTTGTTTTGATGCTCCCAAACCATCAAGAATTCGCTGGGCCGATTTATCGGCCATACGTTCAAGGTTTAGCAGTTGCTCTTTTTGTAATTGATAGAGTTGGGTAATATTTTTAGCCAGTCCTTCATTGTAAAGCAGCTCTATGGTTTCCTGACCAATGCCATCAATATCCATTGCTTTGCGGCTCACAAAATGCTCCATTTTACCTTTTATTTGTGGCGGACAGGCATCTTCGTTCGGACAATAATGCGCGGCTTCTCCTTCTTTTCGTATCAGATTGGTTCCGCACTCAGGGCACGACTCAATAAACTGAACCGGTTGAAACATCGGATGTCGTTTGGCCGGATCAACGCCAGTAATTTTCGGAATGATTTCACCACCTTTTTCCACAAAAACAGTGTCGTCGATGTGCAAATCCAGGTTGTTAATAATATCGGCATTGTGCAACGACGCCCGTTTTACAATGGTTCCTGCAATAAGAACCGGTTCGAGATTAGCCACCGGCGTAACGGCACCTGTTCGCCCAACCTGGTACGAGACTGATTTTAGGATGGTTGCTACACTTTCTGCTTTAAACTTATAAGCAATGGCCCAGCGTGGCGACTTGGCGGTAAAACCAAGGTTCTTCTGTAATCTTCTGGAGTTTACTTTTATAACAACACCATCGGTGGCTACCGGCAGGTTAAAACGTTCGGTATCCCACTTTTCTATAAATGCGAACACTTCATCAATGTTCTTGCACAACTGTGTATGCTCCGAAATTTTAAAACCCCATTCGCGCGCTTTTTGCAGACTTTCGTAATGACCGTCTTCCGGTAAGTTTTCTCCAAGTACGTAATACAGGTAGGCATCCAGTTTTCGGGAAGCAACAATCGACGAGTTTTTCATTTTCAGTGTTCCGGCAGCGGTATTTCGCGGGTTGGCCAGCAAAGGCTCGCCGGCTTTTTCCAGTTCTGCATTCAGATTATTGAACACTTCAAATGGCATTAAAATTTCACCTCGAATCTCAAAATTATCCGGATAATCGTTTCCACGCAATTTTAAAGGAATCGATTGAATGGTGCGTACATTGGCCGTTACATCGTCGCCTTTCACTCCATCGCCACGGGTTACAGCGCGCACCAGTTCCCCATTTTCATAGGTAAGACTAATCGATGAGCCATCAAATTTCAACTCACACACATACTCAAAGTCGTCGGTTCCAATAATTTTCTGAATACGGCTGTCGAAATCCTGTAGCTCTTCTTTCGAGTAAGCATTTGATAACGACAACATGTTGTACTTGTGCGTAACCTGCTGAAAATCGGAACTCAAATCGCTTCCCACACGTTGCGTTGGCGAATTCGGGTCGTTAATGCTGTATTGTTTTTCAAGGCGCTCCAGCTCTTTTAATTTCATATCAAAATCAAAATCGCTGATTGATGGTTGCGCTAGTACGTAATACTTATAGTTGTGTTCGGCCAGTTCGGCCTGCAAATTTTTAATTCGTTGTAAATCCTGTTCGCTGCTCATTCGTGCACTAATTGTAAATGTTTCAAGATGATTTTTCAAAGATAATTTGTTGCGTTAAAAAATGTAAGGGTTTTACAATTTTTAATGGTACAAGGCTTTGGTACGCACGTCCGAACCTTCCGTACCTCGGTACAAGACCTTTGTACCATAGTACCGGTCTTTCGTACCAAAGTACCAGGCTTTCGTACTTCGGTAATTATCTTTCGTACGCCGGTACCAAAGGCAAGTACCAGGGTAATAATGCTTCGTACCAAAGTAATGATTCTTCGTACCAACCGATTAAACAATTTGTACTCAAAATTCTTTATGTAGTAAAAGGAGATACAATTATGGCATTTACACTCGAAATAGGCAAAAAAGCAATCGGTTTTGATCTTCCGGCTACCGACGGAAACAGCTATTCATTGGAAAGTTTTAAGGACTCGAAATATTTAGTGGTGTTTTTTACCTGCAATCATTGTCCGTATGTGATAAACAGCGACGAAGTTACCCGAAAAACGGCTGAGCGGTTCAAGCCGTTGGGCGTTGAGTTTGTCGGAATTAACTCGAACAGCAAGAATACTTACAAAGAGGATGATTTCGACCACATGGTGGAACGAATGAAAGAACACCAGTTTCCGTGGAAATATTTGTACGATGAATCGCAGGAAGTGGCGTTGGCTTACGGTGCGCTGCGAACTCCGCATTTTTATGTTTTTGATGAAAACCGCGAATTGGTGTACACCGGAAGGGGAGTTGATAGTCCGCGCGATGCCTCAAAAATTACGGTAAACGATCTGGCAAATGCGTTGGAAGAATTAACCCAGGGAAAGGTCATTTCTGTTCCGGTAACCAACCCGATTGGCTGCAATGTAAAATGGGATGGTAAAGAAAAACACTGGATGCCGGCCGATGCCTGCGATTTGGTTTGGTAGTGTTTCAAGGCAAAAGTTAAAAGTAAAAAGGCAAAAGTTGCGAGCTACGAGCTACGAGTGATAAGTTCTCAGTCTCAGTTCTCAGTCTCAGATTCCCATTTTACAATTTATCAATATTACAATTTAACAATCTCCTTCAATCACACTGTCTCAAAGTCTCAGTGCTCAATCTATTCAATCTCAAAACCAATCTCCATCAATCTGCTCATCCATCTTTCTTAAAAGCTTGTTAATAACTCCCTTTTTCATCCCACGTCATTCTTGTATATTTGCAGCACTTATGATTGTTTGTATTGCAGAGAAACCAAGTGTTGCCAAAGAAATTGCCCAGGTGATTGGGGCTGGTTCGCGAAGAGATGGTTATTACGAGGGAAATGGTTATCAGGTAACCTGGACCTTTGGTCATTTCTGTACGCTGTGGCCGCCCGAGGACTACGATTCCAAATGGAAACGCTGGGATTTGCATACATTACCCATGTTGCCCAAACGTTTCGAAACAAAGGTGATGACAGGCGATGGCGGTGTGACCAAACAATTTAATACCATTAAAAGCTTACTGGATAAAGCCGAACAGGTGATTAACTGCGGTGATGCCGGACAAGAAGGAGAGCTTATTCAGCGTTGGGTGATGAAAGAGGCCGGATATCAGGGAAAAGTGAAACGTTTATGGATTTCGTCGCTTACGAACGAGGCCATAAAAACCGGTTTTCAGAAATTGGAACCCGCCGAAAAATTTGATCACCTGTATTATGCTGGTAGCTCACGCGCTATTGGCGACTGGCTGCTGGGGATGAATGCCACACGTTTGTACACACTGAAATATGGTGGTTACAAACAGGTTTTGTCCATCGGGCGGGTGCAAACACCAACGCTGGCGATGCTGGTAACGCGCCATTACGAAATCGAGAATTTCAAACCTGAACCTTACTGGGAGTTGCAAACCACCTATCGCGAAACGGTTTTTAGCAATACCGAAGGAAAGTTCTTTAAAAAGGAAGACGGAGAAAAGCTGCTGAACCAGGTTTTGGGTAAGGATTTGTACATTACCGAAGTTGAAAAGAAAGACGGACAGGAATATGCGCCGAAACTTTTCGACCTTACCAGTTTGCAGGTGCATTGTAATACGCGTTTTGGATTAACGGCAGACGAAACCCTGAAGACCGTACAGCGTTTGTACGAAATGAAAGTAGTTACTTATCCGCGTGTTGATACCACTTTCTTGCCCAACGATCAGTATCCTAAAATACCCGGAATTTTAAAGGGACTAAAAAGTTATAGTGAGTTGGCGCAGCCATTGTTGGCAAAGAAAATCCGAAAGTCGACCAAAATTTTTAACGATAAAAAAGTTACCGATCACCATGCGATTATTCCAACAGGTGAAGAGAAATTGCTGGGCGGTAACGAAAAAAAGGTTTACGATGCCATTGCGCGACGTTTTCTGGCTGCATTTTATCCCGACTGTAAGGTTGCAAAAACACAGGTAAAGGCTGAAGTTGATACGGTTCAGTTTGTAGCCACCGGGAAACAAATTCTGCAACCCGGTTGGCGTGTTGTTTTTCAGGATGAGAATTCGAAGAGTGGTGACGGCGATACTATTCTGCCTGTTTTTGAGAAAGGAGAACACGGGCCGCACGAGCCATCTTTTACCGAAAAAGAAACAAAACCACCGCGTTATTACACCGAAGCTTCGTTGCTGCGTGCCATGGAAACTGCCGGTAAAAATGTGGATGACGATGAGTTGCGCGACCTGATGAAAGCCAATGGTATCGGTCGTCCATCAACACGTGCTGCTATTATCGAGACCTTGTTCCGTCGTAAATATATTGAGCGACAGAAAAAGCAAATCCACCCAACTAGAATGGGAATTCAATTGATTGATATCATTCATAATGAACTATTAAAATCGGCAGAATTAACTGGGCAGTGGGAGAAACGGTTGCGTGACATTGAGCAGGGAGAATACAGCGCTTCGAAATTTATCTACGAGATGAAACGTATGGTTTACGATCTGGTCGTAGAGGTGATGCGCGATCGCAGCTCGGTAAAACTGGCCGCACCGGAACCGGAAAACAAGGCAAAAGGTAAAAGGCAAAAGGCAAAAGGTAAAAAGGCGGCTAATAGTGGCAACGATGAAATGATCTGCCCGAAGTGCTCGGAAGGAAAAGTGCTGAAAGGTAAAAATGCTTATGGCTGCAATCGTTGGAAAGAGGGGTGTGATTTTAGGCTGCCCTTTGTTTTTATGGAGAAAAAACTCACCGACAAACAGGTTGAACGTTTGCTTAAGAAAGGAGCTACCACAAAACTCAAAGGCTTTAAAATGGGTGATAAAAAGGTGGAGGGGATTTTACAGCTCACCAAAGATTGTAATATCGAGTTTGTAGATAAATCACCTGCCCCAAAGAAAACTGCTGATACAACACCCAAATGCCCCAAATGTGGCGGAACAATTATAAAAGGCAAAACTGCTTACGGTTGCAGCAACTGGAAAGAAGGTTGTGATTTTAAATTCTCGTTTGATGCCATTCGTGAAAAAGCTGCCGGACGCGAACTAACAAAAGAACTGGTGTTGGAGATTTTGCAGAGCAGCAAATAAGTCAATTTATATCTTTTATTGTCAGGATGAGCGGAGTCGAAGACTGTTCCTGTTACACTTCTATTTTGCTTAGTATGACTTCTGATTTTTTGAAATACTGTTGCAAATTAAAATCAAGCTATACGTCTTCCTCTTTCAAAAGCTGTTCGAAATAAGTAATCGTTTTTATTAATCCTTCCCGAAGCGGAATGCTAGGCTCCCAGCCATCCAGTTTTTCTTTAGCCAATGTAATATCCGGTTGACGTTGTGTGGGATCGTCTTGCGGTAATGGCAAGTGAACTATTTGGGATTTCGATCCGGTAATATCAATAATTTCACTGGCCAGTTCAAGCATTGTAAATTCTCCCGGATTACCAATATTTACCGGCCCGGTAAAATCATCGTCGGTTTTCATCATACGAATCATTCCTTCAATCAAATCGCTTACGTACTGAAAGCTTCGGGTTTGTTGTCCGTCGCCAAAAATGGTAATGTCTTTTCCCTGTAGGGCCTGCATAATAAAGTTCGAAACAACACGTCCGTCGTCCGGCTCCATTTTTGGACCATAGGTATTAAAAATGCGGATGATCTTTATCAGAACGTCGTTCTGAACGTGGTAGTTTACAAATAGCGATTCGGCGCAACGTTTTCCTTCATCGTAACACGAACGCACTCCAATGGGGTTTACATTTCCCCAGTATTCTTCGTTTTGAGGATGGATATCGGGCACACCATAAATTTCACTGGTTGATGCCTGTAGTATTTTGGCTTTTATACGTTTCGCCAATCCAAGCATGTTTATGGCACCCATTACCGACGTTTTGATGGTTTTTATGGGATTGTACTGATATTGAATTGGTGACGCCGGGCAAGCCAAATTGTAGATTTCATCTACCTCTATGTAAAAGGGCTGCGTAATATCGTGTCTTACCAGCTCAAAGTATGGATTTTCAAGCAAATGAATAATCTTTTGCTTTTTGCCGGTAAAATAGTTGTCCAAACAAATTACTTCGTTGCCATCGTTTAACAGCCTTTCGCAAAGGTGAGATCCAACAAATCCTGCTCCTCCGGTTACCAAAATTCGTTTCATATCATTTATTTTGTTTTTCTACCAATAGCAAAATATTTAACCCTAATCCTACATAACCTGTTCCTACTACAGAAATTTTCATAACTGATTTGTATTTTTTGAAGTGGATTTAATAGGCATGTCGATAATACTAATGAGTTTGACATTATCGGGCATAATTTATCGGTTACAACTGTTTTTATAATAAGGGAATAAAGATAGTTGAATTCCGCAGAAAGAATCAATGATAATAATTAGAATCCGTTTCTCAGTCCGTTTTTCCAAAATAGATTTATCCCGAAAATTGGGCATCATTATTAAAATGAAAGACTTAAAACAAATTAAAAAACAAAGAAATGCAGATCGTGAACTTTTGATAGTAAGTGATGTTTATTTACTAAATTTGATAGAAATCAACCGGCTTTGTGAAATTCCTTATTCCCGCAATATTAGTCTTTTCCATATTATCCTTTCAGTTTTCAGAACTGTTGGTTTTGGCGTCGTTCAAGATCAATCAGGATTACATTGCCAAAAATCTTTGTGTGGAAAAAGATGTAGAAGGATCAACTTGCCAGGGATGTTGCCAGTTGAAAAAAAGAATGGACGAACAGCAAGAGCATAAAAAGGAACTTCCACCACAGCAGACCGAAAAGCAGAATATTGATTTTTGTGTTCAATCCTCGGGGATAAATTTTGGTTTATATCCCACAATTGAAAATTTGATATTTAAATCTTCTTCCAAATATTCATTTATAAAGACTTTTAAGGTTTTTCATCCACCGAAATGTTACTGTTAAAATACGACCCCAAACGATAACTTAATTAGTAATACCGATTACTAAAAACACTAAGTCATTGATTCGATTACGCTCAATGAATTTGTTTTTATATATCGCCATTTTACCAATTTGAAAATAATGGCAGAATAGCCTAATCATTTTCATAATTGGTATAATAAATCATTTTGGAATGAAAAAGATCTTAACTAATTCCGGTATGAGAATGGTGTATCTGCTGTTATTTATATTGCTGGTACATTCTTCTTATTCGCAGGAAAAAACAATACAAATTATAGACGAAAAAACGGAAGCGGGGATTCCAGATGTACACTATCAGTACAACGAAATAAGGGGATTCTCGGATAAGAATGGTACGATCGTTTTGCAAATAGAAGAAGGAGTCGGGTTATTCCTGTCGCATCTGCAATACGGAAAAGTAGCCTTTAATTCTGAAGAAGTGGAGCAATTGGCAAACAAAGGAGTTATTGCATTGGAGCAATCTTCAACCTATTTGCCGGCCACAGTGGTTTTGGTGCATCCAAAAGCGGGCGACAATCGAAAAATGGAATTTACCGTGCAAAACAAACTGGCACATGATGCAGGAAATCTGTTAGAATCAGTACCGTCAATATCTACAATCAGGAAGAGTGGTGCTTATGGTTTCGATCCGGTGCTCCGTGGGTTTAAATACGATCAGATTAACCTGGTTCTGGATGGAAGTCAAACGGCTTCGGCAGCTTGTCCAAACCGAATGGACCCCGCTGCCAGTCAAATTCCCATTAACATGATTGCTGAGGCGGAAGTGCTAAAAGGACCGCACAGCCTGCGTTACGGAAATGCATTTGGCGGAACCATAAATTTTAAAAGTTCTTCGCCGGAGTTTAAAGAAAAAGCAACTCCTGTTGGTCGTGTGGGAACGAGTTATGAGAGTAACGGTAATATTTTCAGAACGGAAGGAGTGGCCGGAGTTTCAGGTTCAAAAGTTGATTTCCGCATGTTTGGTGCCTATTCAACTGGCGATGATTATACCGATGGCGATGGAATGGATATTGCAGCACAATTCAACCGTTTGAACTGGGGAGGAAAGCTGGGCGTAAAACTTAGTCAAACCCAAAATATTGGCGTGTTGGTTTCAAATAATATTGCCAAAGATGTTGATTTTCCGGCTTTGCCAATGGATTTGCGCGAAGACAACACATGGTTGGTAAATGCCAGTCATTCGGTAGTTTTTTACGATAAAGCGCTTTCATCGTGGAATACCAGCGTGTACGGAACCATGGTAGACCACCTGATGGATAATTACGACAAAGTACTTGATCCGCGAATGGCGGATGCCACAACGGATGCCAAAACGCGAAACTACGGTGGACGAACTGAAATGCGTTTTGATTTTGACAAAAGTTATCTTTATGCCGGTGTCGACTATCGTTTTGAGTCGGCCGATGGATATCGTGAGCGTTCTATGTTAATGGGGCCAATGGCCGGGAAAGTACTAACGGATAATGTTTGGCAGGATGCAGAAATAAATCGCACCGGATTTTTTGGTGAATGGCACATTGCCCGGCCGGGATTCCAGTTTGATGTTTCGGGGCGCCTCGATATCAATTCGTCAAAAGCCAATAATCCCGATCCGCGTTTTGAAGAAATCTATTCCGATCTGAAATCGTCACAGGTGCATCCGTCTCTAAGCGTTGGTGGAACACGATTGTTCAGCAAAAATATCTCGCTGGGATTGTGGGCGGGAATGGCCACGCGCAGTCCGGGAATTGCAGAACGCTACATCAATCAGTTCCCGATTGGGCTCGATCCGTACGAAATGTTGGGAAATCCTGATCTTGATCCTGAAATTAATAACCAACTAGATTTGGTTTTTCGCTATCAAACTGAAAAAACAAATATTAATATAAACTTGTTTACCTCGGTTTTACGTGATTATATTTCGTCGGAAATTCGTGAAGACCTGCAACCGGCCATGAATACCTCACCAGGTGTTCGTCAGTTTGTAAATATCAAAAAAGCGCTTATGACTGGCTTTGAAGCCAACTGGACACAGCAATATAGCACTTTCTTAAGTCACGATTTAGGACTGGTTTATACCTACGGCGAAAATCAGGAACTGGATGAACCACTGCCAGAGATTCCTCCGATGGAGTTTCATTACCGTTTGCTGGGGAATTTTGCAGATGGAAAAGTAAAGCCTGAAATCATGTTCAGACATGCCATGAAACAGGATCGCATTGCAACATCGTATGGCGAGAATGAAACACCAGCTTTTAGCGTTGTTGATGCAAAAGTATCTTGGTTAATGAATAAGATATTTACTGCTGCTGGTGGTGTGCAAAACTTATTTGATGAAGCTTATTACGAACACTTATCACGATCGGTTCGGGGAGCCACTGCCCGTCCAATTTACTCGCCCGGAAGAAGTTTTTATGTTACGCTAACCATTAGTTTTTTATAAGTAGAAAATAGTTGAACGTAGAATATTAATTGAAGAATTATTACGATCTGAATCATTAATGCATAAAAAAAATTCCGCTTCATTTTGAAGCGGAATTTTTTATGCTCAACTATTTCTGTCTATTTTTTTATTGCCGGAGTAGGAAAGGGTGGAGGTGTAACCTTTTTTACGCCTTTTTCTTTCACCATTTTTAGTACTTCTTTAACAGCACGTTCCAGCTGAGGATCTTTTCCTGCCTCAAGTGATTTAGTGTCTTGCTGTACCTCAATATCCGGTGCAACGCCTTTGTTTTCTGCAATCCATTCGTTGTTAACAGGATCGAAGACTGCGTTGTCGGGAGCGGTAAGAGCCCCGCCGTCAACCAGGCTGTAATGAACTGATGATTTTATCAAGCCTCCCCAGGTTGTTGAACCAATCAGTGGTCCGGCTTTTTGTTGGCGGAAAACCCATGGAAAGAAATCGCCACCGGAACCGCCTTTTTCATTAATCAATAAGGCTTTTGGTCCTAAAATACCAGCAGGCAGTTTGAATGGTTTTCCGTTTGGCACTTCGTTGGTGAGTGCTGCGCGTAGGTTGCGTGTCATCAGATCGACCATGTAATCGTCTAATAAACCACCACCGTTAAAACGTTCGTCAATTACAGCCCCCAATTTATCTTGTTGGGCAAAAAAGTACCGGTTAAACGAGATAAACCCGGGACTACTTGTGTTTGGCACCCAAATATAAGCCAGTTTCCCATCTGATAGTTCATCCACTTTTCGTCGGTTATCTTCTACCCATGCGCGTTGACGTAAAGCATTTTCGCTACGAATCGGTTTTACTGTTATTGTCCAGGCACTTTCAAAATCCGGTTTGTCGTTAATATGCAAAACAGTTTGTACTCCCGAAGTTCCATCTAAAAACTTAAAAGGGTTATCGGCTGCAGTCATTTCTTCACCATTTACGCCAACGATAAAATTACCTTCCGTAACTTTTAATCCGGGTTCTTCGAGAGGACTTGATAAACTAGGATTCCAGCTTTCGGTACTATAGATGCGTTCAATTTTCCATGCACCGTTTTTAGGTACAAGATCTGCTCCTAGCAGTCCAACTAAATTGCGTTCTGTATCCGGATAATCGCCACCCATAACAAAGCTATGGCCAACAGAAAGTTCCCCATTCATCTGATCGAGAATATAGGTAAGATCGGCACGGTGTTTAATAAATGGAATAAGCGGTGCATAACGTTCGTGCACTACATTCCAATCTCTTCCGTGAAGATTTGGATCGTAAAAGTAATCACGTTCGTAACGCCAGGCTTCCTCGAATATTTGGTGCCACTCTTTTGAACGGTCGAGTTTGGTTCGTAAACTTACTTTTAAGGTTTTTCCATCTTTACCTGAAGTTCCACTTGTTGATATAATTTTCCACGAAGAACCAACTCGTGCAAGCATTTTTTTTCCATCGTTTGATATGGTGAGGCTGCGTGCGCCGCTTACAAATTCTTTGGCTTCCTTATCTTCAAGAGTGAATTTTTGAATGGTTACCCCCGGCTGATTAGGAACTGATTCAGCGATAAAAACATTGCCTTCAGTACCGGTAAGTACTGCACGGTAATTTCTTTTAGGCATGGGTAAAGGAATAGTTCGCTCAGCAATATTTTCAAAGTCGATTTTTATCGACTCATCTTTTTCTTCATCATCTTTTTTCTTTTCCTTATTGTCTTCCTTTTTTACTGATTCTTTTTCTTCATCATCCTTTTTTACGTCTTCTTCATCGCTTTTTAGTTTGAATGGCGAATCTTCGTCTTTCTGAAGATTTACGGCATATACACTGTATTTTGCATTTGCTGCCATCGAGCTGGTGTTTGCCCAGCCTGAACCTAGCGCCAAATCGGTACTTGCTAGGAAGTAGAAATGCTTTTTGTCTTTATCCCAGGCAGGAGAAAAGGCGTCGGCAAATGTGTTGGTTACTTTGTGTATTGTTTTGTCGGTGAGCGACCAAATAGTAATCTGCCTGAAATTATTTGATGCAGTTTTTGCATAAGCGAGCCACTTTGAATCGGGCGACCAGGTGAGGCCCATGCTGCCACGTTCCAGGTTATTGCCACCAATATCAATGGTTTCAATGG
Proteins encoded in this region:
- the ligA gene encoding NAD-dependent DNA ligase LigA → MSSEQDLQRIKNLQAELAEHNYKYYVLAQPSISDFDFDMKLKELERLEKQYSINDPNSPTQRVGSDLSSDFQQVTHKYNMLSLSNAYSKEELQDFDSRIQKIIGTDDFEYVCELKFDGSSISLTYENGELVRAVTRGDGVKGDDVTANVRTIQSIPLKLRGNDYPDNFEIRGEILMPFEVFNNLNAELEKAGEPLLANPRNTAAGTLKMKNSSIVASRKLDAYLYYVLGENLPEDGHYESLQKAREWGFKISEHTQLCKNIDEVFAFIEKWDTERFNLPVATDGVVIKVNSRRLQKNLGFTAKSPRWAIAYKFKAESVATILKSVSYQVGRTGAVTPVANLEPVLIAGTIVKRASLHNADIINNLDLHIDDTVFVEKGGEIIPKITGVDPAKRHPMFQPVQFIESCPECGTNLIRKEGEAAHYCPNEDACPPQIKGKMEHFVSRKAMDIDGIGQETIELLYNEGLAKNITQLYQLQKEQLLNLERMADKSAQRILDGLGASKQVPFERVLFALGIRFVGETVAKTLVKKLHTIENIQQQTKEQLVEIDEIGDRIAESVVEWFSNEEHLQFIENLKAYGLQFAISEDQLEGQTNKLEGLSIVISGTFEQHSRDELKKLIEQNGGKNVGSISKKTSYMLAGSNVGPSKLQKVEKLGIPMISEEDFLKMIE
- a CDS encoding thioredoxin family protein is translated as MFQDDFSKIICCVKKCKGFTIFNGTRLWYARPNLPYLGTRPLYHSTGLSYQSTRLSYFGNYLSYAGTKGKYQGNNASYQSNDSSYQPIKQFVLKILYVVKGDTIMAFTLEIGKKAIGFDLPATDGNSYSLESFKDSKYLVVFFTCNHCPYVINSDEVTRKTAERFKPLGVEFVGINSNSKNTYKEDDFDHMVERMKEHQFPWKYLYDESQEVALAYGALRTPHFYVFDENRELVYTGRGVDSPRDASKITVNDLANALEELTQGKVISVPVTNPIGCNVKWDGKEKHWMPADACDLVW
- a CDS encoding DNA topoisomerase 3 gives rise to the protein MIVCIAEKPSVAKEIAQVIGAGSRRDGYYEGNGYQVTWTFGHFCTLWPPEDYDSKWKRWDLHTLPMLPKRFETKVMTGDGGVTKQFNTIKSLLDKAEQVINCGDAGQEGELIQRWVMKEAGYQGKVKRLWISSLTNEAIKTGFQKLEPAEKFDHLYYAGSSRAIGDWLLGMNATRLYTLKYGGYKQVLSIGRVQTPTLAMLVTRHYEIENFKPEPYWELQTTYRETVFSNTEGKFFKKEDGEKLLNQVLGKDLYITEVEKKDGQEYAPKLFDLTSLQVHCNTRFGLTADETLKTVQRLYEMKVVTYPRVDTTFLPNDQYPKIPGILKGLKSYSELAQPLLAKKIRKSTKIFNDKKVTDHHAIIPTGEEKLLGGNEKKVYDAIARRFLAAFYPDCKVAKTQVKAEVDTVQFVATGKQILQPGWRVVFQDENSKSGDGDTILPVFEKGEHGPHEPSFTEKETKPPRYYTEASLLRAMETAGKNVDDDELRDLMKANGIGRPSTRAAIIETLFRRKYIERQKKQIHPTRMGIQLIDIIHNELLKSAELTGQWEKRLRDIEQGEYSASKFIYEMKRMVYDLVVEVMRDRSSVKLAAPEPENKAKGKRQKAKGKKAANSGNDEMICPKCSEGKVLKGKNAYGCNRWKEGCDFRLPFVFMEKKLTDKQVERLLKKGATTKLKGFKMGDKKVEGILQLTKDCNIEFVDKSPAPKKTADTTPKCPKCGGTIIKGKTAYGCSNWKEGCDFKFSFDAIREKAAGRELTKELVLEILQSSK
- a CDS encoding UDP-glucuronic acid decarboxylase family protein produces the protein MKRILVTGGAGFVGSHLCERLLNDGNEVICLDNYFTGKKQKIIHLLENPYFELVRHDITQPFYIEVDEIYNLACPASPIQYQYNPIKTIKTSVMGAINMLGLAKRIKAKILQASTSEIYGVPDIHPQNEEYWGNVNPIGVRSCYDEGKRCAESLFVNYHVQNDVLIKIIRIFNTYGPKMEPDDGRVVSNFIMQALQGKDITIFGDGQQTRSFQYVSDLIEGMIRMMKTDDDFTGPVNIGNPGEFTMLELASEIIDITGSKSQIVHLPLPQDDPTQRQPDITLAKEKLDGWEPSIPLREGLIKTITYFEQLLKEEDV
- a CDS encoding TonB-dependent receptor: MKKILTNSGMRMVYLLLFILLVHSSYSQEKTIQIIDEKTEAGIPDVHYQYNEIRGFSDKNGTIVLQIEEGVGLFLSHLQYGKVAFNSEEVEQLANKGVIALEQSSTYLPATVVLVHPKAGDNRKMEFTVQNKLAHDAGNLLESVPSISTIRKSGAYGFDPVLRGFKYDQINLVLDGSQTASAACPNRMDPAASQIPINMIAEAEVLKGPHSLRYGNAFGGTINFKSSSPEFKEKATPVGRVGTSYESNGNIFRTEGVAGVSGSKVDFRMFGAYSTGDDYTDGDGMDIAAQFNRLNWGGKLGVKLSQTQNIGVLVSNNIAKDVDFPALPMDLREDNTWLVNASHSVVFYDKALSSWNTSVYGTMVDHLMDNYDKVLDPRMADATTDAKTRNYGGRTEMRFDFDKSYLYAGVDYRFESADGYRERSMLMGPMAGKVLTDNVWQDAEINRTGFFGEWHIARPGFQFDVSGRLDINSSKANNPDPRFEEIYSDLKSSQVHPSLSVGGTRLFSKNISLGLWAGMATRSPGIAERYINQFPIGLDPYEMLGNPDLDPEINNQLDLVFRYQTEKTNININLFTSVLRDYISSEIREDLQPAMNTSPGVRQFVNIKKALMTGFEANWTQQYSTFLSHDLGLVYTYGENQELDEPLPEIPPMEFHYRLLGNFADGKVKPEIMFRHAMKQDRIATSYGENETPAFSVVDAKVSWLMNKIFTAAGGVQNLFDEAYYEHLSRSVRGATARPIYSPGRSFYVTLTISFL